In Terriglobia bacterium, a single window of DNA contains:
- a CDS encoding ribonuclease HI family protein — MKQTSLFSGSATRTNFDIVANIDGGARGNPGPAAYGVVVRDAQGNVVAELSDYLGLQTNNVAEYSGLIAALDYAARAMYQSIKIYSDSELLVRQMQGRYKVNSPGLKPLFDKAQLLAQKFHVFSIEHVLREKNKEADRLVNKVLDSRMR, encoded by the coding sequence ATGAAGCAGACGTCTCTGTTTTCCGGCAGCGCAACCCGAACGAACTTTGACATCGTCGCCAACATTGACGGCGGTGCGCGCGGCAATCCCGGCCCGGCGGCTTACGGCGTAGTAGTCCGCGATGCGCAGGGCAACGTGGTGGCCGAACTCAGCGACTACCTGGGCCTGCAGACCAACAACGTCGCCGAATATTCCGGCCTGATCGCCGCTTTGGACTATGCCGCTCGCGCCATGTATCAATCCATCAAGATTTACAGCGATTCCGAATTGCTGGTGCGCCAGATGCAAGGCCGCTACAAGGTCAACAGTCCAGGTTTGAAACCTCTGTTCGATAAGGCGCAACTGCTGGCCCAGAAATTCCATGTGTTTTCCATCGAACACGTCCTGCGCGAAAAGAACAAAGAAGCCGACCGGCTGGTGAACAAAGTACTGGACAGCCGGATGCGTTAA
- a CDS encoding CBS domain-containing protein has product MKSWSLFAGKFFGVEFRIHMSFLFLLAFVLLYESSRSGVWGVVRGLALAAIVLASVMAHELGHIWIESRNGRTIRGTMLLPTGGIAMADPHALDENARNIAREAKIAAAGPLVSALIAIIAGGVGLAVGPVSRMWTLPLVTIDDLVRSFFWINAALCAFNLLPAFPLDAGRVFRAWRAQKLELRQATRQAVNLGNLFAAALMMAGLVFSQWLMLVGLVMFMAGQLEERTVMFQSVVEAVHMEDIMLTQFSTLSPADTLEDALNLAVHCLQDDFPVVGGSGLVGVITRQTIVERLRREGNGYVQGAMSKAFEIASRGESLGSAFRKLTSRGLTLIPVVDEERLVGIVTLQNLMHSMGLLAESRRLRRQMEEQM; this is encoded by the coding sequence ATGAAATCCTGGAGCCTATTCGCGGGCAAGTTTTTCGGTGTGGAGTTCCGCATCCACATGTCTTTCCTGTTTCTGCTGGCTTTTGTTCTGTTGTATGAATCCAGCCGGAGTGGAGTCTGGGGAGTGGTCCGCGGGCTGGCGCTCGCGGCGATCGTCCTGGCGTCAGTGATGGCGCATGAACTGGGACACATCTGGATCGAATCGCGCAACGGCCGGACGATTCGCGGAACCATGCTGCTGCCCACCGGCGGCATCGCCATGGCCGACCCGCATGCCCTGGACGAGAACGCCCGTAACATCGCGCGGGAGGCCAAGATCGCCGCAGCCGGGCCGCTGGTGAGCGCGTTGATTGCAATCATCGCCGGCGGTGTTGGGCTTGCGGTAGGGCCTGTGTCGCGAATGTGGACGCTGCCGCTGGTCACCATTGACGATCTGGTCCGCAGCTTCTTCTGGATCAACGCGGCTCTGTGCGCCTTCAATCTGCTGCCCGCTTTTCCCCTCGACGCCGGCCGGGTCTTCCGCGCTTGGCGCGCGCAAAAACTCGAGCTTCGCCAGGCCACGCGGCAAGCCGTAAACCTGGGCAATCTGTTTGCCGCCGCTTTGATGATGGCTGGACTGGTGTTCTCGCAATGGCTGATGTTGGTGGGGCTGGTGATGTTCATGGCCGGACAACTGGAAGAACGCACGGTGATGTTCCAGTCGGTGGTGGAAGCCGTGCACATGGAAGACATCATGCTCACGCAGTTTTCCACCTTGTCCCCCGCGGACACGCTGGAAGACGCGCTGAACTTGGCCGTCCATTGCCTGCAGGACGATTTTCCGGTGGTTGGCGGCAGCGGCTTGGTGGGCGTGATCACCCGCCAGACCATCGTGGAGCGTCTGCGGCGCGAAGGCAACGGTTACGTGCAGGGCGCCATGAGCAAGGCCTTTGAGATTGCTTCGCGCGGCGAGTCGCTGGGCTCTGCCTTCCGCAAGCTGACCTCGCGCGGGCTGACGCTGATCCCGGTGGTGGACGAAGAACGCCTTGTGGGCATTGTCACCTTGCAAAACCTGATGCACAGCATGGGCCTGCTGGCCGAATCGCGACGGTTGCGAAGGCAGATGGAAGAACAGATGTGA
- the rsmD gene encoding 16S rRNA (guanine(966)-N(2))-methyltransferase RsmD: protein MRVIAGKYRSRKLIAPEGVATRPTTDRLRETLFNVVAAQVEGSVWLDLFAGSGAIGIEALSRGAARVYFVEQASRAARVIARNLESLGLGGQAPGESFEILERDCLAALRLLEARGVTCDFCFLDPPYRKSGDYEQVLSLLARSSLLQATSVVIAEHDKHFDPGEAFGGLRRDRTLKQGDAVLSFYRLGQ from the coding sequence ATGCGCGTGATCGCGGGAAAATACCGCAGCCGAAAGCTCATCGCTCCTGAAGGCGTGGCCACCCGTCCGACCACCGACCGCCTGCGCGAAACGCTCTTCAACGTGGTGGCGGCGCAGGTGGAAGGGTCGGTGTGGCTGGACCTGTTTGCCGGAAGCGGGGCCATTGGCATTGAGGCGCTGAGCCGCGGCGCCGCCCGTGTTTACTTTGTGGAGCAGGCCAGCCGCGCCGCGCGCGTCATCGCAAGAAATCTGGAGTCCCTGGGGCTTGGCGGCCAAGCTCCGGGCGAGAGCTTCGAAATACTGGAGCGCGACTGCCTGGCCGCCCTGCGCCTGCTTGAGGCCCGCGGCGTCACCTGCGATTTCTGCTTCCTCGATCCGCCGTACCGCAAGTCGGGTGATTACGAGCAAGTGCTTAGTCTGCTTGCGCGATCATCACTGCTGCAAGCCACGAGCGTGGTAATCGCCGAGCATGACAAGCATTTTGATCCCGGGGAAGCCTTCGGCGGGCTGCGCCGCGACCGCACGCTCAAGCAGGGCGACGCGGTCCTGAGTTTTTACCGGCTAGGCCAGTGA
- a CDS encoding ABC transporter ATP-binding protein: MPWLLQVAHLNVTFATQTGDVAAVRDVSFSIPESGTLGLVGESGSGKSATSLAIMRLLPPQARVSGEISFAGEDLLTLPEDAMRRVRGARISMIFQEPMTALNPVMRVGDQVAEAVLAHAGDSSSKTRVSQPEARVSKSEAWPRAVEALREVAIPEADRRARDYPHQLSGGQRQRVMIAMALVNNPQLLIADEPTTALDVTIQAQILELLSALREKHRLAVLFISHDLGVISRVADRVAVMYGGEIVEMGPVARIFSAATHPYTRGLIAAIPTLKTDRTRPLETVEQSARPAGLVPLREIEPGHWARVAP; this comes from the coding sequence ATGCCCTGGTTGCTCCAAGTCGCCCATCTCAACGTGACCTTCGCCACCCAAACCGGCGACGTGGCCGCGGTGCGCGACGTTAGCTTCAGCATTCCTGAGTCGGGTACGCTGGGGCTGGTTGGCGAATCGGGATCCGGCAAATCCGCTACGTCGCTGGCCATCATGCGCTTGTTGCCCCCACAGGCCCGCGTCAGCGGAGAGATATCATTCGCCGGCGAGGACCTTTTGACCCTGCCGGAAGACGCCATGCGTCGCGTCCGCGGGGCGCGTATCAGCATGATCTTTCAGGAACCCATGACGGCGCTGAACCCGGTCATGCGCGTGGGCGATCAGGTGGCGGAAGCCGTGCTGGCCCACGCCGGCGACAGCAGCTCTAAGACTCGCGTCAGCCAGCCAGAAGCCCGCGTCAGCAAGTCGGAAGCATGGCCCCGCGCCGTGGAAGCCTTGCGCGAAGTGGCCATCCCCGAGGCCGATCGTCGCGCGCGGGATTATCCTCACCAGCTATCCGGCGGGCAGCGCCAGCGGGTGATGATCGCCATGGCCCTGGTGAACAATCCGCAACTGCTGATTGCCGATGAACCCACCACCGCGCTCGACGTCACCATCCAGGCGCAAATCCTCGAGCTGCTCAGCGCCCTGCGCGAAAAGCACCGCCTGGCGGTGTTGTTCATCTCCCACGACCTTGGAGTAATCTCCCGCGTCGCCGACCGTGTGGCAGTCATGTACGGAGGAGAAATCGTGGAAATGGGCCCGGTGGCCAGGATTTTCTCGGCTGCCACGCATCCCTACACGCGCGGCTTGATCGCTGCGATCCCAACTCTCAAGACCGACCGCACACGTCCCCTGGAGACCGTGGAGCAGAGCGCCCGGCCAGCCGGGCTAGTCCCGTTGCGGGAAATTGAACCCGGACACTGGGCGCGCGTAGCGCCATAA
- a CDS encoding NCS2 family permease, translating into MNAVKSFFQLEKYGTSIPCEVIAGLTTFTTMSYIVVVNPKILGNAGIPVDASFVATIAAAVFGCTFMALYANRPFAIAPYMGENAFIAFTVCLQLGFKWQTALGAILIAGVLFVVLTLLGLRQWIVDAVPLSLRYSFAVGIGLFLTFIGLNQTGIVALGVAGAPVRSGHLTSAPVLVAIFGFLLVAALVVRKVPGAILLGIVVTAIVAFVAKTAPTPVHLLSLPPSLKPILFQVDLRGALTWAAFPVVLTVFIMAFVDTMGTLIGLSARAGFLDKEGRLPQIERPMLVDAVTTTLAPLIGTTTSGAYVESATGIEAGGRTGLTSLVTALCFALTLFFAPFVSAIPAQAYGPAMIIVGLFMLEPITRIDFKDYSESIPAFAVVTLMCFTFNIGVGITAGFVLYPLLKLVKGEVRQIKPGMWILTALSLMFFIMYPYG; encoded by the coding sequence ATGAACGCCGTGAAGTCGTTCTTCCAACTGGAGAAGTACGGCACCAGCATTCCGTGTGAAGTGATAGCTGGGCTGACCACGTTTACCACGATGTCTTACATCGTGGTGGTCAACCCCAAGATTCTGGGCAATGCGGGAATCCCCGTGGACGCGAGCTTTGTGGCGACCATCGCCGCCGCAGTGTTCGGATGCACGTTCATGGCTCTGTACGCTAACCGTCCGTTCGCGATTGCCCCGTACATGGGCGAGAACGCGTTCATCGCCTTCACCGTGTGCCTGCAACTGGGCTTCAAGTGGCAGACCGCGCTGGGCGCAATCCTGATCGCAGGTGTGCTCTTTGTTGTGCTCACTCTGCTGGGCCTGCGCCAGTGGATCGTGGATGCGGTGCCCTTATCTCTGCGCTACAGCTTTGCCGTGGGGATTGGACTGTTCCTGACTTTCATCGGGCTGAACCAGACGGGCATTGTGGCGTTGGGCGTTGCCGGAGCTCCCGTGCGGTCCGGGCATCTTACTTCGGCGCCGGTGCTGGTGGCCATCTTCGGGTTTCTGCTGGTGGCCGCGCTGGTGGTGAGAAAGGTTCCGGGCGCGATCCTACTGGGGATTGTGGTCACGGCCATTGTTGCCTTCGTTGCAAAAACTGCGCCCACGCCCGTGCATCTGCTCAGCCTTCCGCCCAGCTTGAAGCCGATCTTGTTCCAGGTGGACCTGCGCGGCGCGCTGACTTGGGCGGCGTTTCCCGTGGTGCTTACAGTCTTTATCATGGCCTTTGTGGACACCATGGGAACGTTGATTGGGCTTTCCGCACGCGCCGGGTTTCTCGATAAGGAAGGCCGGCTGCCGCAGATCGAGCGTCCCATGCTGGTGGATGCCGTGACCACCACCCTGGCCCCGCTCATTGGGACCACCACCTCCGGCGCGTATGTGGAGTCAGCCACGGGGATTGAGGCCGGCGGACGCACCGGCCTGACTTCGCTGGTCACGGCGCTGTGCTTTGCCTTGACGTTGTTCTTTGCGCCGTTTGTCAGCGCGATCCCGGCGCAGGCCTACGGGCCGGCCATGATCATCGTCGGCCTGTTCATGCTGGAGCCCATCACCCGCATTGATTTCAAAGATTATTCGGAGTCCATCCCGGCGTTTGCCGTGGTCACGCTGATGTGCTTCACCTTCAACATTGGCGTGGGCATCACCGCGGGGTTTGTGCTCTATCCGCTGCTCAAGCTGGTGAAAGGCGAGGTCCGCCAGATCAAACCGGGGATGTGGATACTGACCGCCTTGTCACTGATGTTCTTCATCATGTACCCCTACGGATGA
- a CDS encoding MBL fold metallo-hydrolase, translating to MWQRKVKPDDLNRIKVNCNSVLVRTGKQTVLIETGIGSKLSDKLKGIFLPELKLMESLQASGARPEEIDVVINSHLHFDHCGWNTVYKDGVAVANFPNAKYYAPKGEWEHGSLQLERDRISYISDNYDPLIRSGQMTLLSAEKEQEIVPGISVEIWPGHTRNMWAVFLRSGGKTACYISDLIPTTWHLEPTWVMAYDLYPLEAIENRKKYYARAIPEQWLTMFTHDPEVPWAHLTRQDGKIAVEPV from the coding sequence ATGTGGCAGCGCAAGGTAAAGCCTGACGACCTCAACCGCATCAAGGTGAACTGCAATTCCGTCCTAGTGCGCACCGGCAAGCAGACGGTTCTTATTGAAACCGGCATCGGCAGCAAACTATCGGACAAGTTGAAAGGCATCTTCCTGCCGGAGCTGAAGCTGATGGAGAGCTTGCAGGCTTCAGGCGCCAGGCCGGAAGAAATTGACGTGGTCATCAACTCGCATCTGCACTTTGATCATTGCGGATGGAACACGGTGTACAAAGACGGCGTGGCCGTCGCCAACTTTCCTAACGCCAAATACTACGCGCCCAAAGGCGAGTGGGAGCACGGATCGCTGCAATTGGAGCGCGACCGCATTAGCTACATCAGTGACAATTACGATCCCCTGATTCGCAGCGGCCAGATGACGCTGCTCAGCGCGGAGAAAGAGCAGGAGATTGTCCCCGGGATTTCCGTGGAGATCTGGCCCGGACACACGCGCAACATGTGGGCGGTCTTCCTGCGCAGCGGCGGCAAGACGGCTTGTTACATCTCGGACTTGATTCCCACCACCTGGCACCTGGAGCCCACGTGGGTGATGGCCTATGACCTTTATCCGCTTGAGGCCATTGAAAATCGCAAGAAATACTACGCGCGGGCCATCCCCGAACAGTGGCTCACCATGTTCACACATGACCCGGAAGTTCCCTGGGCCCATCTGACGCGGCAGGACGGCAAGATTGCCGTCGAACCCGTGTAA
- a CDS encoding M28 family peptidase → MRGVVLSIFIFAAGARCLAQKIAFTPAPKAEVLRQADGAPSGNQQRTARLKAMFAASGCRNDWLSEQKLADADAPNIICRLPGETGRTIIVGAHYESASSVQRPADNWRAATLLPSLFESLRARPRHHTIVFVAFADHGNEPAGAEFFAAHLDRAELDRVDAMVNLDALGFSPTKVWTSHSDKDLVHALVVTMYALKLAGSQIDIEAAGATDSQPFAARNVPQITIHSMTHAHLEGEIARQFRPDNFYDTYRLICGYVAFLDGTLKPRAHRE, encoded by the coding sequence ATGCGCGGGGTGGTCCTCTCAATATTCATTTTCGCTGCGGGTGCGCGGTGCCTGGCGCAGAAGATTGCTTTTACTCCAGCACCCAAGGCGGAAGTGCTGCGGCAGGCGGACGGAGCGCCCTCCGGCAACCAGCAGCGCACCGCCCGGCTTAAAGCCATGTTTGCTGCTTCCGGATGCAGAAACGACTGGCTCAGCGAGCAGAAATTAGCGGACGCGGACGCCCCCAACATCATCTGCCGGCTGCCGGGCGAGACCGGCCGGACCATTATTGTGGGCGCTCACTATGAAAGCGCGTCATCAGTCCAACGGCCCGCGGACAACTGGAGAGCTGCCACGTTGCTTCCCAGCCTGTTTGAATCTTTGCGCGCCAGGCCGCGCCATCACACCATCGTGTTTGTGGCGTTTGCCGATCATGGAAACGAACCGGCCGGAGCCGAGTTTTTTGCCGCGCACCTGGACCGCGCTGAACTGGACCGCGTGGACGCCATGGTCAACCTGGACGCGCTCGGCTTTTCGCCCACCAAGGTCTGGACGTCGCATTCTGACAAAGACCTGGTCCACGCGCTGGTGGTCACCATGTACGCGCTCAAGCTGGCGGGCAGCCAGATTGATATCGAAGCTGCAGGCGCCACCGACTCCCAGCCGTTCGCTGCGCGCAACGTGCCGCAGATTACCATCCATTCCATGACCCACGCCCATCTGGAAGGCGAAATCGCCAGGCAGTTCCGACCCGACAATTTTTATGACACCTATCGCCTGATCTGCGGCTATGTCGCTTTTCTGGATGGAACTTTGAAACCGAGGGCCCACCGAGAATGA
- a CDS encoding metallophosphatase family protein → MRILIISDIHANLEALEACLDAAPAHDRVFNLGDIVGYGANPNEVTERARALGEVFVRGNHDKACSGVSSLDDFNPIAGLAALWTRERLKPEHLEFLRAMPQGPLAPLEGLQCVHGSPRDEDEYVLFPRDAYSILAHAAVPLTFFGHTHVQGGYWIDDERDAEAVIQPQYPTANSAQTFRLQLSPAAKYLINPGSIGQPRDGDPRAAFALYDTSDGSVTFHRVPYDITQAQEKIFAAGLPERLAIRLEEGR, encoded by the coding sequence GTGCGAATTCTTATTATCTCTGACATTCACGCCAACCTTGAGGCCCTGGAAGCCTGCCTGGACGCCGCGCCGGCGCACGACCGCGTCTTCAATCTGGGCGATATTGTTGGCTACGGCGCCAATCCCAATGAGGTGACTGAGCGCGCGCGCGCGCTGGGCGAGGTTTTTGTGCGCGGCAACCATGACAAAGCCTGTTCCGGCGTGAGTAGCCTGGATGATTTCAATCCCATTGCCGGGCTGGCGGCGCTGTGGACGCGCGAACGGCTGAAACCGGAACATCTGGAATTTCTGCGGGCCATGCCGCAAGGCCCGCTCGCTCCCTTGGAAGGGTTGCAATGCGTGCACGGTTCTCCCCGCGACGAAGACGAGTATGTTCTGTTTCCGCGCGATGCTTACTCCATTCTGGCCCACGCTGCTGTCCCGCTTACTTTTTTCGGCCACACACACGTGCAAGGCGGCTATTGGATTGACGACGAGCGCGATGCAGAAGCCGTGATCCAGCCGCAATATCCCACGGCCAACTCCGCTCAGACTTTTCGGCTGCAACTTTCGCCTGCGGCAAAGTACCTGATCAACCCCGGCTCCATCGGCCAGCCGCGTGACGGCGACCCGCGCGCCGCGTTTGCGCTGTATGACACTAGCGACGGCTCGGTTACCTTCCATCGCGTTCCGTATGACATTACGCAGGCACAGGAAAAAATCTTCGCCGCCGGACTCCCCGAACGGCTGGCGATTCGGCTGGAAGAAGGCCGGTGA
- a CDS encoding HU family DNA-binding protein — protein MASGMTKTQLVRHMAEHAEMNNKAAAAFLEHLADTAIKETKKNGIFVIPGLGRLVKSNRKARMGRNPQTGEPIKIAAKTVVKFRVAKAAKDAIAPKK, from the coding sequence ATGGCATCTGGCATGACCAAGACCCAGCTCGTCCGCCACATGGCTGAGCACGCTGAAATGAACAACAAGGCAGCCGCAGCATTCCTGGAACACCTGGCGGATACGGCAATCAAGGAAACCAAAAAGAACGGTATCTTCGTTATTCCTGGCCTGGGCCGCTTGGTGAAATCCAACCGGAAGGCCCGCATGGGACGCAACCCGCAAACCGGCGAACCGATCAAAATTGCGGCCAAGACCGTGGTGAAATTCCGCGTCGCCAAAGCCGCCAAAGACGCAATCGCTCCGAAGAAATAA
- a CDS encoding alpha/beta fold hydrolase, which produces MKRLVFSAFLLTFALTAGRAQELTIESIYSSNGFTGRSPDTVRWSPDSRRVSYMVHQQGGEGGVDKADLFAIDAATGKAAVLVPAEKIASLTPAASTTKDDRARDNRARYGVAGYHWAPDSQHILFDSNGQLWYYNLAAGTATALSAQGDSVGDPKFSSDGKQLAYIRKHNLVVRPVDGAAEKVLTNDSDENVLNGEVDWVYKEELEVRSNYFWSPDSSKIVFLQMNETKVPTYPITDFIPQHPSVYQEKYPKVGDPNPEVQLGVVSAAGGDVKWIHLTDNQDSYIPRFGWVRDGVIWAMLLNRAQDQLELYFIDAASGKSRLVLSEKDDAWIEIDANFKMLGPSGRFIWSSWRDGHTHLYLYSFDKANPLGADAKLVNQITKGDFEVFGIDGMEESTGTLYLNTNAGDDRERHLCSVKMDGSGFAIITKAQPGTHGVNVSPDAKNYVDSFSAVMTPPQLSYCKMGGACDSIWKSKSIDGLHLTSPQFVDFKADDGTVLRGMIYLPANSAGKKIPLLNNPYGGPHGQSVRNAWGGPGMFFNEILMRDGIAVLVVDNRGMGSRGRKFATVLRHNFGEIELKDQLAAIDQALAKFPQLDGSRLGWWGWSYGGYMTLNAMTHSDRFKAGVSVAPVTDWTDYDSIYTERYGGLVPANADAYKKSSPINHAAKLHGHLLEVHGTSDDNVHMQNTMQMINAFINAGKQFDLQLYPRKTHGIGGREARVHLFTRIRDHFRRELLGATQ; this is translated from the coding sequence GTGAAGAGGCTTGTCTTTTCCGCGTTCCTGTTGACCTTCGCCCTGACGGCGGGGCGCGCGCAAGAGCTGACCATTGAATCCATTTATTCCTCCAACGGCTTTACCGGCCGCAGTCCGGACACCGTCCGCTGGAGCCCGGACAGCAGGCGCGTCTCCTACATGGTCCACCAGCAGGGCGGTGAAGGCGGTGTGGACAAGGCCGACCTCTTCGCGATTGACGCGGCCACGGGCAAAGCCGCAGTGTTGGTGCCGGCGGAGAAAATTGCGTCGCTCACTCCTGCTGCCAGCACCACGAAAGACGATCGCGCGCGTGACAACCGCGCCCGCTATGGCGTCGCTGGATATCACTGGGCGCCGGATTCGCAGCACATCCTCTTCGATTCCAACGGCCAACTCTGGTATTACAACCTGGCTGCGGGTACGGCCACGGCGCTGAGCGCGCAGGGTGATTCCGTGGGCGATCCCAAGTTCTCGTCAGACGGCAAGCAGCTGGCCTACATCCGCAAGCACAATCTGGTCGTCCGGCCGGTGGATGGAGCGGCAGAAAAGGTTCTCACCAACGATTCCGACGAAAACGTCCTCAACGGCGAAGTGGACTGGGTATACAAGGAAGAGCTTGAAGTCCGTAGCAATTACTTCTGGTCGCCTGACTCCAGTAAGATCGTTTTTCTGCAGATGAATGAAACCAAGGTGCCAACGTATCCGATTACCGATTTCATCCCGCAACACCCTTCGGTCTATCAGGAAAAATATCCGAAAGTCGGCGATCCCAATCCTGAAGTCCAATTGGGCGTGGTGAGCGCCGCGGGTGGTGATGTAAAGTGGATCCATCTCACCGACAACCAAGACAGCTACATTCCGCGTTTTGGCTGGGTGCGTGACGGCGTGATCTGGGCCATGCTGCTCAATCGCGCGCAGGACCAGCTTGAGCTGTACTTCATTGACGCGGCCAGCGGCAAGTCGCGCCTGGTGCTGAGCGAGAAAGACGACGCCTGGATTGAAATTGACGCAAACTTCAAGATGCTGGGCCCTAGCGGACGCTTCATCTGGTCGAGCTGGCGTGATGGCCACACGCATCTTTATCTTTACTCCTTCGACAAGGCCAATCCCCTGGGGGCGGACGCCAAACTGGTCAACCAGATCACCAAGGGCGACTTTGAAGTCTTTGGCATTGACGGCATGGAGGAAAGCACTGGCACGCTCTACCTGAACACCAACGCGGGTGACGATCGCGAGCGCCACCTGTGCAGCGTCAAGATGGATGGCTCCGGGTTTGCGATTATCACCAAAGCGCAGCCCGGGACGCACGGCGTCAACGTGTCGCCGGACGCGAAGAATTACGTGGATTCGTTCTCGGCAGTCATGACCCCGCCGCAGCTTTCTTATTGCAAGATGGGCGGCGCCTGCGACTCCATCTGGAAATCCAAGAGCATTGACGGGCTCCATTTGACGTCGCCGCAGTTTGTGGACTTCAAGGCCGACGACGGCACCGTGCTGCGCGGGATGATCTATCTGCCCGCCAATAGCGCGGGCAAGAAAATTCCGCTGCTCAACAATCCTTACGGCGGTCCGCACGGCCAAAGCGTGCGCAATGCCTGGGGCGGGCCCGGTATGTTTTTCAATGAAATCCTCATGCGCGACGGCATTGCCGTGCTGGTGGTGGACAATCGCGGCATGGGCTCGCGCGGACGCAAGTTCGCCACCGTGCTGCGGCACAACTTCGGCGAAATTGAATTGAAAGACCAGCTCGCGGCCATTGACCAGGCGCTGGCCAAGTTTCCGCAGCTTGACGGCTCCCGCCTGGGCTGGTGGGGATGGAGTTACGGCGGCTACATGACGCTCAATGCCATGACCCACTCTGACCGCTTCAAAGCCGGCGTCTCCGTGGCCCCGGTGACCGACTGGACCGACTACGATTCCATCTACACGGAGCGTTACGGCGGCCTGGTTCCGGCGAACGCTGACGCCTACAAGAAAAGTTCGCCCATCAACCACGCCGCCAAACTCCATGGCCATCTGCTGGAGGTGCACGGCACCAGTGACGACAACGTACACATGCAGAACACCATGCAGATGATCAACGCGTTCATCAACGCCGGAAAACAGTTTGATCTGCAACTCTACCCGCGCAAGACCCACGGCATTGGCGGGCGCGAGGCGCGCGTGCACCTGTTCACCCGGATTCGTGATCATTTCCGCCGTGAGCTGCTGGGGGCAACGCAGTAG